GTTGGTAAAATGTAGTTTTCCTAAGGCAATAATGTAAAATACAGTTGTAAAATCTTAGAGTTGATTATGTTTAACGCATGAGCTACTCTCTCTAACATCAACTTAATAGAAGGTTTATAAGTTGATgaccaaaaaattatttgttaacAAATAGGCTACCATTTTTATGCTTCAATTTTCTTTTGTTGGTTTTGCAAAATTGCTTTCCTTATAAAATGTATGGTGGAGCACATCTAAGATCCTTCCGAACTTATGTAATTCACTATTTTCTTCATGAACTACTTCTCTAGGTTAAAAAGTTCATATATTTTAGATGTCTCACAATGTAAGCAAAGCATTTAAGAGGAAACCATTCAATGGGAAGAAACTAACCCTGATATTAACCAAACAATGTAAACGATCAACCAAACAATCTAAATGATTTCACTATACCTGATATTCAATTCAGATGAGAAGAAACTAACTCTATCAGATCTCATAGATCTTGATTCCAACTAGTCAAACAAGGGGAATTTAGAAAAATTAGAGCAAAGCAAATTATAGAACCTACAAAACCTGCTTCAAGCCATAGCAAATGGAGGTGAAACTCTAGAATATACACTTCATTAGTTCTGCCTACAAGGTCCAGTTTCTGCTCTTTCAAGGCTGAAACAGCTGTTAGTGGAAGATTTTGTGGAGGAGTTAACTGAAACTGATTTGGTGGTAGTAAAATCGGAGTTGAAATCAGAATTGTTGGCATCAGAGGATACTGCTCTACCCCGTGCAAATAGAGAGGATGGCCTGACTTCAAATCAAATTATCGATTTCAAGCCACATGTTGCTCCAAAGGTAAGAAAAGCTCCAGCACAAGAGTGTTAATGGGATCTTTATTTGATCCTGGTGGAATTACTGAGGCTGAGGAGTGGGGTCGAATTGTAGCAGCAGCCAAAACCAAGCATTTGAGTAACCTGGTCTATATTGTTATCATTTGAGGCATATAAAATTGGGGTAGACCTGGGTTATTCGTCCAAAGAGTTGATGTTGTGGCCTCTAAGCTTGGTGCATATCTCACTAAAGTTTACAAGTGTGAACTAGTCAGTAAACTAGAGAAACAAGATGATGAGTCAACTGACACAGCCACAGTTGCAAGGGAAAGGGCGTGCGTATTCGTACCATTGCTGTAGTTGGCACACTAGTAGTTAAGTGAAATTATGGAAATGAGCAGCAGTCTCTCAATATCATTTTACTCTCCAGCCAACTCGGTTCTGCAAGAGCTACTATAATTAGGAGTATTTCAGATCACCATATTCAGGTTGCCTCTACTGCTGATGTTGAAAATTGGGTGGCTAATCATGATTTTGGATCTAGGGGGTATGATCATTAtgtttcaaaattcaaacagTGGGACCTGGTGGATTTTCAACTATGACAAGTGTTTCTTATTTCATTTGCAGAACAACAAATCCAAGTGCAAATAGAAGACCAACTTGAGGAATGTCACAAGTCTTTTTAACCGTGGAACCAGAATTCTAAGAAATATCAGCTGAAGCCTGGTGGATCTTTAGGATTTTTTCCCTACCCCACCTTGAGGACAATGTGGATCTTTTATGGGCGGGTACTGATAGAATTAGACTTAGATCACCTATTAATAAGGTATATCATAGAAGATATAAGAAATAAGGAGATTATGGGTTGGGGCATGGGCTGAGGCCCGGGCCTGTTAAGCAGGTGGGCAAGagttagggcccgtttggtgcgcTGTATAGTATGAGGTCTGATAGTATTAGACCTGATTGTATAAGGCCGGATAATATAAGGgctgataaaaatttaatactatacagcGTTTGGTAAGACATTGTATAACTTGTCGTCTTGTTTAACTTAATACAATCCTATGTTTGGTGAAGTGATGAATatagtataaaaaataaatatttgtacaaaaataccctttaataaaaaaagtgatttttacaGGGTAACATTGTGAATTCAAGTTTTAAAACCTCACAATTAACTATATACATGGTAGAAGCTACCCTTTCCAACTTCTCAGCAAAATGGATTTTgggactaaaatcaattctccaattAAATTGACAAACATATATAACCACTAGTCAATGAAGATTGATTATAATTAGGACTCCCAAACATGGAAAATCAGCCATGATTTGTAAAATCACGGTGAGAAAGCAAATCTTTAATTTCTATCATGTGCTTTGGAGAAACAGCTTGTGTCATGTCTCACATATCAAATTATTGGATAAAATACATCAGATATACACTCTTGAAAAGTGTTACTGACAAAGTACAATAAGAGGTAAAACTTTTGGAATTCTAAGGCCTTACAGAGAAATTGGAATGAAGAACACTAAGACATGAATTTTACTGATTCATATTGCAGAAAAACATGGCTTTGGGTAGATTCTTATTGCTTATTGTTTTGGGTGGGTATGGTGTGTGGTGTTGGTGCTTTATTTGGGGGTTCGAATACTGTATGGGggtttctcttttgtttaaaaaaattcttgATCAAGCAAGTTCAACGACATGAATTGGCCGGACAGAGGCACCCCACTGCCTCCCCGATGCACTGAGGCATCACAAGATGTGAATTTTATCCAACAAAATCTCACACAAAGAGAAATTACTCAAGCTCCCAATTAGGGGAAAAAAGAGTGAAAGAAAACAGCAGAGAGGAAGAAGGCAAAGATACAGAGATGAAAAGATGAGAAACTGTAACATAGCAATGGAGAAACAATAACTTATTGACAATGGAGGatcggaggaagaagaggaacgtgacagaagaagaaagaggaacgTCGATTAGGAGATGAATGGAGGTAGGGTAGGGTTGGAATATTTTTTAAGTAGCTAATACATCAAAACTTATCAGATCTTATCCTCCCTTTAGATGATGTATTAAATTAttcatcattttgatgtattaGAAGGGATTGATGGATAAAGTTATCCAATACGATGTAAGCCCCAAACAACTGATAAgcccataatgtattgtataagcttatacaatcaggcctaatacggtgcaccaaacgggcccttagttGTTAGTTTGGATCTGAATTAATAGGTCATGGTAACAGTTAGTTAGATAGGCTGTTGTAACAATTACTTAGTAAGAATTCCTATAAGAGGAATAAGGAGGTAGTTTGGGAGCTTATTCTGGAAAGTAATTCAGTTGTGGGAGAGTTCCAGCTTCTCAATTCTCGAATGCCAGCATCTTATACTACCAATAAGAGAATATATCTTTCTTCTCTGATTCTGGTCCAGTTCTATCATAGTCAAGCAGAATAAATTGAGAACATTATAGAACCTACAAACCTGCTTCAAATCATAGAAATGGAGATGAAACTCTTCCATTTAGAAGATTTCCATCAGTTCTGCCTATAAGCAGAATTGctctaattatctaataaaaaagAACCAAAATATGGTCCTACAAATTAAAATACCAGATTAATTTAATCAATATTCACGTCGTAAAGCTGAACAAATACCAAACAGAACTTAATACAAAAATGGGAGTAAGACATTTGCCTGTTTGGGCAAACATCAGGTATTGAATTTTGAAAGCACATTGGCAAGTTACAACACTCCTAGAACGAGCAAATTGTGTGTATTATGTTTAAGGGGTTTATCCCCACTAGTTTTCCACCTTTAAGAAGGAGTATGTTAGCAAGTTTAAACTAAAAATGTGTTTAACTACTCACAAAGTTGTAGACTGCTAACATGCTTGTTCTAAAAATCAAATGGGAGAcattgaaaaatatattataaatcaGTTCATTCATATCAGGTTTATCTGATTGTTACTATAGTGCACTAGCAAGCAATCTAAACAGCTTCAATATTCCAATTACTTAAACTTTGATGTGCAACAAGGGTACCATCTGTCGACAACCAGAGACTAAGCCATTAAGAGGCATGAAGACCACAGCAGTGGACTTCCCAACAAAGCCTACCAATATCCCAATTGCTCATATTAGATGAAAAGAAACTTACGTGCGTAAGATCTCATGAACCTAGCAAGTTGACATCGTAccaaaactaaaagaaaataatagaaaaaaacaCCGGTTTaacacaaaataaaataaaattcaaccTACCAATAAGTATAACCTTTTCTTATTGAAAGGATAAAACAGTCTTATGTGAACAGTTAATTTCTAACCAAGTTCTGCTGCATCGCTACTACATCATTGATATACACgataataagaaaattaatacTATCAGAAGACAGAAGAGTAATCTATGAACAAACAACTATGTGACTATGCTTGTATGAGAGAGACCATGGAGATTTGCACAAGATAAGACATACAATTTCCTCACACTTCAGCAGTATATCTCAAATTTACAAGAAATTATCAGTAAATAGCCAGTtaactaatttaaaaattaagacAAGGTCCATATCCTTTTGCGTAGCTAGTTTGTTATCATTTAAAGAAAAGTTTACACGATGATGAGCGCCTCATGCATGAGGATAATTTTGTTAAATTCTTAAGCTTTCTTCTTTGCTTTTCAGCAGTGCTACTGCATATTGACATCCTCTTTAAAACCCTTCCATTCCGCATAATATATCTTGCAAATTGAAACTCACCTTTTGTGCCTCGATAATCATTTAAATAGCATTCTTTAAGGTGTCGTAGAATGCATTTAGGAACATGTAGTGGGTATTGCCCAAATCCTACTTCGTACTCACCAAGACCGTATTCATGAAACTTTGGCTGTTAACAATACACaaaaaattaagtaaataaatGGAAACATGTGAGATGTGACAAAGATATTGAATCCTAAGCCTCTAAGCAAACCTGGCTAATGACGAGAGTTTGAAGCTTGGGGCAATGCGTGAGAAATTCCACTACCTCAAACCAATCTTCATTAAAGTTGGCATAGACGATTTCAACATGGGTTAAATTGTGAAACATGTCTATACGTTCACCATAACGATGTCCATGCCCAGGGAGATGATAACAATCCTGCATGAGTTACAATAACTAGAAATCAAATATCCCATTTTCTTTAAGAATATAAATGAATGATGGATAGACCAGGACCACAATACCTGGTCTATCCGCAAAAACTTGACATTGTTAATCACTTCCACTATAGGATATCCTTCTGAAATATGTGCTCTGACCAACTTGGGTAAAGTTTTAAACTTCCTGCGAGTCGAATAAATGGCATAACACAAATCCCTTTCAAACAAATCTTCAAGAACCGGACATCCGAATAGAAGCTCAGCGAGACATCCAAGTTTTCGGAAATGCAATTCTTGTAAATGCAGGACTTTAAGCAATGGAAGATCAACAGAGGAAATGGGTGTCAAATCTAACCCCTGCAACTTGAGAACCACGAGAGTTCTGCAACTGAAGATGGAAGACCAGTTGATGGGTTTAACAGGGGTTTCAGAAAATGGGAGCGAGATTTCAAGGTGCTCGATTCGGCGCTGCAATACAGCATTAACCCACACGATGACATGGGAAGGGTTGTCGAAGTGTCGGGATTGAGAACTGATGCGGAATTTTGTGATGGGTTGGGTGAAATCTCGGGAGAGAAGAACAGCGTACACGAATTGAATGAAGCTGGAATAAACCTCTTTGGTTCTTCCAAGATAGGCGTCGTCGTCGAAGTCGAGAGCGGTGGTTGAACGCCATAGTGGCTTCCACCTCTTGGAGAGAACGGTGGTGGCAACCGCTTGCTTGGTTGGGAGAAAACTGAGAATGTGGCAGAGGATTGCGTCTGGTAAGTTGCTAATTCTATCGTtcgtcttcatcttcttcatcttaagCTCACATATCAACCATGAAACGACATTTGAGTGATGGATTTGTGGAAATTggaatctagggtttcgccaTTTGCAGTGATAGTGAGCTGACTCTGAGGGTTTGATGTTGAAGTGAATAGATTCGCAGTAGAAACTAAACGTGAAAGAGATGTGGATTTATGCCGTTCACTACTAGATTTCACACCCctattttcggatttttaagttctgaattaattttgaaatattagAATTTACATTCCGAGATTAATTCGGGATTTACATATCCAACCGTGCAAAATACAATGTGACATCTTACTTTTAAGTGTGAAAAATACTCCAGATTTTTAAGTTCCAAAATATTTCGGAAATTAAATTTCCGAAAGTGTtttaagtggggtgacatttctaatgggTGAGGTTTCAAATCTAATCCCCGAAAGAGATGATAGTTTTAGAAGgattaaatacatttttagtcgctgtagttattttttttaagcaaaagCACCACGACCAATGCGGTCATGCCTAATACATCCGCTCGAAGGAAAGCAACTAGCCCCGGAGGAACATCTCCACCCAGATAACATCAAAAAagttataaattaaattagCAACAAAATTAGCGGTCTGATTACCAGTTCGACGAACaatgaaaaagagaaataattaaAGTAGACACTAGGGCTCTACAATCCCTAAGAACAGTAGCAAAATAAGACACATTATAACTTGGGTTTTGTCAAATCTTAAACAGTACTTGACAATCGGTCTAAAAAATAACACACCTAAAACTAAGATCAATAGCTACCCGATTAGCCCATCTGAAACAAAGTGTTTCCACCATTAGAGGAGATGATGTGTTTAGTTTTTGTTCGTAACTAAGAATTAAATTAAACTcacattattaattaaaaaagaaaacctTAAATCCAAATTCAAGAACCCTAATCcccaaattaaaaattaatgatGAATTCATCACTCAATCGCCCGGGTGTTCTCTACCCCATTTTCTTATTTGGtttgtttcaattttaaatttcattaaTTCATTATCCAAATAATAGGTCACAAGCACGAACAGAACCCAAATTCAAGTGAGTTGATGACTCATTGTGTTAATGTGAAGAAAGACCCAAATTCACCTAGTAACCGTAGTAACCGAGGCTCTGTTTGGAAGAACTtagagcttatctgatagcataagtgtttgtgtaagtgtttgggagagccTATGCAAAgagtttatatttatatatagtttattttcaatttatttcaatagttttttaaaaataacttatgaataagtgcttatGTCATAAGTATTTATGgtcgcttatgaccataagcgcttaattaagttgttttctcAAACTGAGAAAATGGATCGGCTGCCCTTAGGCTAGTAgtctatttttcatttattctatggttaatggtcaaattagtccttgagtttgtaagtgagtttgattttagtccctctgacgaaaaatgacgtttagtggtgGTCAAAAACCTCTAGTAATTGTATAAATAACCGCCACTAAACGTTCACTTTTGTTACGAACTCAGGgattaatttgaccattaaccctttaTTCTATTAGAAAATGGACTGATAGATACACTgtggtcttttattttatttttttataggcaaatgttagtggttagttgttagtaagttagaaaattccttcaaatttcccttccaggattcgaaccctggaccttcccctccccaactcTGGACCTTCCCTCTCCTGTCTTAGCGGAGGCCATGAGCATGCGGTACTGGACATTGCAGTTGGCTATTGACTTGGGCTTTTGACGGATTTGTGTGGAGACGGATTGTCTTCAACTTTTCAGTTCTCGGCAAGGGAGGAAGGAAGGTCTTATCTTAGCTCTATTTTTAGAGATTGTCGTTTATTACTTTCGAGTTTTGATTATTTACTGTTTCTTTTGTTAGACGCACGGGTAATACTGTGGCAGACTTTTTAGCTCGGGATGCCGAAACCTATGCTAATTTAGTGTGGGCGGAGGAAGTTCCTGATGAAAATGTTGGGAGCTCCTCGAGAGCTGAGTCTCCCCTATGCCTGCTGCTCGCGTTTTTGCTGCTGTGTGGAGTAGACCACAGCAAAACGTGTTCAAGCTTAACTTTGATGGGTCTTGGCTGGTTGATCGCGCGACGGGACTGGGTGGTGTCGCTAGGAACCAGCATGGCGAAGTAATGGCGGCAACGACGACCTTTCCGGTGGATGCTCCTTCCTCGTTAATGGCTGAAGCAATTGCTTTTAGATGGTGCCTCTCACTTGCTGCAGACTTATTTTTCCAAGATATTGAAGTAGAAACAGTTTGTCTCCAACTTTTTGAAGCTTGTAACAAGTCTATGCAGGGAGCATCTTATTTTATTTCCATTCTAAAGGATTGTAAGGATTTGGTTTTATCTTTTACTAACTTTTGTTTGTCTTTTGTTAAATGATCCGGAAATTCTGTAGCTGATTTCTTAGTTAAGAATTCTTCAGGGTACCCCCAACtgtgtttggattgaggaggtcCCCCGGATTGTGTTGGTTTGATTGAGTCTGATGTAACAGCttctattaatttttaatacatgttccactttatatatatatatatatatatatatatatattatatataaatatatatatatatgtgtggaCGTGCCACGTAGGCTTTATGGGACATTAAGCAATTTTGTCGGAGCTTTCTCTGGTAGGGACTAAAAGTGACATATTTCTCAACCTACAGCACATGAACTAAACTAATATGACATTTAAGTATTTAACCCAACATATTTCATCATCTCCCAACCTATAACAAAAAACCTGCATTGCTAAAGACCTAAATAAAACCAGCATTGCTGATATTGATTACCCTCTACCTTCAAATGCAATTTTGCACAATATCTTCTTTCTGGGACTTGACAACTACTATTTCCATGCGAAAGATGAAGGATGCAACAAAATACAATCAATCTGGAAACTTTATTGGTGAATTCTCTCATGAGTCAGCTGTTGCCTGATTAAATCATGtttgagcttattttcttatcttttaTAACAAAAGCAGGCCAGTGAAGATAATTTTACTCCACCCTAATCAACTTATCAACCCATAGAATAATatctaaataaatataaaatttatactccatgtatcttaaatattattaatctaCCGAACACTAAAGTAATTTAATCCAAACTTTGCACCAACCCAGATAAATAAATAGTTAAAATTGGAAACAATATATTCCTCCAACTCTCCAATATTTGGAGAGGAAACAAAAAAGACTATATGCACACAACCTCTAATATTTTCCTTATTATTTTCAGGCCACAATCAAATAAGGGAAAAAAGCATTCACTGTCATTTTTTCATATTCTTCTCATATTTTCCGCCCTTCTCTTTTTTTAATGCTGGATCTGGCATAGGCTAAAAGAATTAAATGGGCGTCCTTTTCTTTTGTCGCGGAATAAAATGACGATGGCAATAGTGACATGGTGGAGTCTCCAATGAAAAACACTACGATAAACATATCAATGTCGTGTTTTCCAGAATCATACTACAAATAAAATGTATAAGAACTTGAAAGTATTCTATGGGATCGTTTGGCCCAACTTATTTTAGacttaaaagctacttttaagTTAAAGATAAAAACAAGAGCTTTTAAAAAAAGGCAGAAGCTGtttgtcaaattttatttttatacaacttaaaagctacttttaagttaaaagctgtttggtaaaactattttacaaagtTTCATAAAGACATGCAGAACATAGATGATATATTTGGCAGAAAGCATGGAGTGAGCACACCCGCATGGTCCAAATTGCAAAACAGCTCAATCCATAATATAACTATGCCCATCTACACCCAAACCCCCCTCATCAACAGTCAGAATAAAGAACCTCACGCCTCATAACCAAGAGACCACAAGAAAGATATGACAGAAAGCTTTCCATGGACACAAGACACAAAGATAATGAGTACATACAAGAAGTCCAAGAAGAAAACTAAAcagaaaaaatacattttttttgaaaggccaaGTAATATGTATATAAA
This is a stretch of genomic DNA from Lotus japonicus ecotype B-129 chromosome 1, LjGifu_v1.2. It encodes these proteins:
- the LOC130727544 gene encoding F-box/FBD/LRR-repeat protein At4g26340-like; protein product: MKKMKTNDRISNLPDAILCHILSFLPTKQAVATTVLSKRWKPLWRSTTALDFDDDAYLGRTKEVYSSFIQFVYAVLLSRDFTQPITKFRISSQSRHFDNPSHVIVWVNAVLQRRIEHLEISLPFSETPVKPINWSSIFSCRTLVVLKLQGLDLTPISSVDLPLLKVLHLQELHFRKLGCLAELLFGCPVLEDLFERDLCYAIYSTRRKFKTLPKLVRAHISEGYPIVEVINNVKFLRIDQDCYHLPGHGHRYGERIDMFHNLTHVEIVYANFNEDWFEVVEFLTHCPKLQTLVISQPKFHEYGLGEYEVGFGQYPLHVPKCILRHLKECYLNDYRGTKGEFQFARYIMRNGRVLKRMSICSSTAEKQRRKLKNLTKLSSCMRRSSSCKLFFK